Proteins encoded within one genomic window of Humulus lupulus chromosome 1, drHumLupu1.1, whole genome shotgun sequence:
- the LOC133805991 gene encoding putative clathrin assembly protein At4g40080, whose amino-acid sequence MGRRGTKLRDLVGAIKDKASQSKAAIFSRPNTLSLLRATTHNLHTPPNPKHLAAVLAFGHSSRATVSAAVEILMDRLQNTGDASVALKCLVAVHHIVKFGTFILQDQLSVFPFHGGRNYLNLSRFRDNSSHVTWQLSTWVRWYAEYVENLLSTSRVLGFFLGSSSSATEEERVSASWNGDLIKETESLASLFERICAQPELDLSLNGNRLVDDIRGLVGQDYLSVVNEVSIRVTEFGDRLSCLSFVDSVELICALRRLENCRERLQLSSNLVKKDLSESLWDLISEIKEKFGREKENREDNLVVALRKDKGTESARFGDRVFKFNDSVRFSSGRFATNYRHSLPFVGSTE is encoded by the coding sequence ATGGGGCGGCGCGGAACAAAGCTGAGGGACCTCGTCGGAGCAATCAAGGACAAAGCGTCTCAAAGCAAAGCCGCGATTTTCTCTCGACCCAACACGCTTTCCCTACTACGCGCCACCACCCACAACCTCCACACACCGCCGAACCCAAAACACTTAGCGGCAGTACTAGCCTTTGGTCACTCCTCACGCGCAACTGTGTCCGCCGCCGTGGAGATCCTGATGGATCGGCTCCAGAATACGGGGGACGCCTCCGTGGCCCTCAAGTGCCTGGTAGCCGTCCACCACATTGTGAAGTTCGGTACTTTCATCCTCCAAGATCAGCTCTCCGTTTTCCCCTTCCATGGTGGTCGGAACTATCTCAACCTCTCAAGATTCAGAGACAACTCTAGTCACGTGACTTGGCAGCTTTCCACGTGGGTTCGCTGGTACGCCGAGTACGTCGAGAACCTTCTTTCCACTTCCCGGGTCCTCGGATTCTTTCTCGGCTCGTCGTCGTCCGCCACGGAGGAGGAGCGAGTTTCTGCGAGTTGGAACGGTGATTTGATTAAGGAGACTGAGTCGCTGGCGAGTTTGTTCGAACGGATTTGTGCACAGCCCGAGTTGGATCTGAGTTTGAACGGTAACAGATTGGTGGACGATATTCGGGGATTGGTGGGTCAGGATTATTTGTCGGTTGTAAACGAGGTATCGATCAGAGTCACTGAGTTCGGGGATAGACTGAGTTGTTTGAGTTTCGTGGACTCGGTCGAGTTGATATGCGCTTTGAGGAGATTGGAAAATTGCAGAGAAAGGCTTCAGTTATCGTCTAATTTGGTGAAGAAGGACTTGAGTGAAAGCCTTTGGGATCTGATTAGTGAAATTAAGGAGAAGTTTGGGAGGGAAAAAGAGAACCGGGAAGATAATTTGGTGGTGGCGTTAAGGAAAGATAAGGGTACTGAGTCGGCTCGGTTCGGTGACCGAGTCTTCAAGTTCAATGACTCGGTCCGATTCTCATCCGGAAGATTTGCCACCAATTACAGGCATTCTTTGCCTTTTGTGGGCTCCACGGAATAG